Genomic DNA from Chlorocebus sabaeus isolate Y175 chromosome 6, mChlSab1.0.hap1, whole genome shotgun sequence:
CCTTCCCGCGGCGCTCTAGGGACCATGGCCGAACCTCGCGTGAGACCGATCAAGATCAAGACCGGCGTGGTAAAGCGGTTGGTCAAAGAAAAAGTGATGTATGAAAAAGAGGCAAAACAACAGgaagaaaagattgaaaaaatgAGAGCTGAAGATGGTGAAAATTATGACATTAAAAAGCAGGTAGAGATCCTACAAGAATCCCGGATGATGATCCCAGATTGCCAGCGCAGGTTGGAAGCCGCATATTTGGATCTTCAACAGATATTAGAATGTGAAAAAGACTTGGAAGAAACTGAGGAATATAAAGAAGCACGTTTAGTACTGGATTCAGTGAAGTTAGAAGCCTGAAACTTTTCTTGTATGGGGTGGTTTTTGCATTGAATCCTGGGGTCCATTTTACAATCCAGTATTTTTGACCACTGCTGTGTGTTCAAGTAGTGTGAGAATGTGATTGTTTTTATCTGGTTACGTATGTATTTCTTTGTCTAAtttaatatgtcaaataaatgaatacatctaaaaaaaaagatagataaatagataattgATAGATAATGATTAATAGATGACAGATGATTGATAGACAATAGGTAAATGattaatagatgatagataattgATTATTGATAGGTGATAGGCGATTGGTAGATTATTGTTAGATGATAGATGATTAATTGATAGATGACAGATCGATGAttgacagatgatagataggtgatagattgattgattgacagaTGCTAAACTTGAAAAGCAACTGTGTGGCTGAGCCTCCAGGGACTCTTCCCCCTGAGGCCAGGATGTGCAAACTCAGCTTTGCCCACATGGTCCAGAGACCACTGAAGAGAGCCAAGGACCGGACCCTACTGCCCTCCTCTCCAGTGGCTAGCTGGGGCTCAGTGAGGCCCGCATGGCCCTGGCCAGGGCAGCAGGATGAGGAGCGGGGCCGTGGAGCTGCAGGGCCGGCTGAGGAGCTGGACGTTTCAGATGAATGCCGTCCCTTGCTGTTCTGTTAAAAGGAGATCTGTAAGGCAGGACAGGCCGACTGTCCCCGGGACAGGACTCCAGATAGCCAGGGACAGGGCAAGAGGATCACAAGGGGGTGGCCGTCCATCCCCAGAAGgctgggctgtggcttcagagccTGATGGGTCTGGACGGGCCCCTTCCCCACTGGGCCACCATGGGTGAGCCGCTTCCGTTCTCTGAGCAGCAGTTTCCAGACAGGAGCAGGGACAGTGGCCTCATACAGACGGCTGAGGGCCCAGCACCCACTACACTGGCACTCTGTGTTTGCGGGATCCATGCAGACTCCCCCGGTTTCACCCTGGGGACTCAGCGTGGACGCCTGTGGATCCCGCCCAGCTCGGAAGCTGGAGAGGTTCACGGGTCCTCTTCTCCTTGGCAAAGATGCAGCCGGCCTTAGTCCTCCTCGCCCACCTCTGTGCCTCTCAGGACACCCAGGGACTCTCCAAACAGGGACTTGGGTAGGAGAGGCAGCAGGGAACCCAGGAAACCCCAGTGCCAGCCCCGGCTTGCTCAGCGCCCTGGTGTGCAAGTGCCCTGGCCCCTGAGATTTGGATCATGGACCTTTCCAaggagaggcagagctggggcgCCCACCCACCTCCACTCACAAAGGCCAGGACGAACCCTCTGCTCCCTGGCCTGCCATGGGGGAGAGGCTCCTGCTGTCCTAGTTTGGGTGCTCGGGTCAGGGGTGGAGCCTCTGTTCCCCAGGGACAGTGAGGAGGGGAACAGGGTCTGGCCTCGCCAGCTCACTCGGCCCACAGCCTGGCCTGGGAGCTATAAATAGCAGCTGCAGCGTGGAGTTACTGCCCTGCCCACTCTCCTACCTATGAGTCAGCCTGCCCCGGCCTGAGCTGGTGCCCGGAGGAGCCGGGGAGCCGGCCCGACGCCCTGCCCCACGCTGGCGGGTCACTCAGGAGacgaaggcaggcaggcagactggGAAGGGGCAGGGCTGCGGTCTGAGTGCTTGGGTGCCCAGCAGCCCCGTGTAGGTGGGCACCCTGCCCGTGTGTTTCCAGCAACCCTACAGGCGGGCAACAGTGACATCACTGACAGATGGGGGAACCGAGGCTTGGAGAAGGCGCTTCCCTGCAGGCAGCCGTGTAGAGCAGAAGCTGGGATTTGTCTGCCTCGGGGCTGTCTCCATCTCCTGCTGAGGGCACCCCCAGATGAGGGTCAGGGGCCGGGCCATGCTCTGAGATGCTCCCACAGGGCTGGGGTCAGGGCAGGAGGGAGGTGCACACCAGGAGCACTCAGGCCAGGCCGTGGATGCCAGGCTGAGAAGCTGGACCTTGACCTGGGAGAAGGGAGCCATGGGTGGTGTTAGAGCAGGGGAGGCCCATGTCCCAGTTGGAGCATTGAGTGGCAGAGTAGAAGGAGGGCTGCAGAGCGGGGGTCTAGAGGCCAGGAGGGAGAGTGGGGTCAAGTCAGGGAGAAGCAGAGTACCAAAGCCATACGAACCTCAGTGCCCCGGCCTCAGTGGCAACAGGAGAGGGGACTGAGTGGGCTTGGGGGCAGTGCCAAGTCTCTTCAGAGGCAGAAGGGCCCACCTCATCCAGGGCCATAGAAATGGTGGTCATGGAGAACCCAGGAGCTGAGGGCCGAGGGCTTCCCTGGGCTGCAGCACCTACTCACAGGCCTGGTGACGGGGAGCTCACCACCTTCCAGACCAGCCTCTCACCCACTGACCACTCTGACTCGGGAGAGACCCCTGTGGGTCCCAGAGTTGGCCTCTCCACCAAGGGGGCGCCTTCCTCTAACAGCCTTGCGGCCTGGGACTGTCTCTCACACTCAGTCACCCGTGAGTGCACCTTCTGACCTGATCACTGGACCCCAAAGTCCAGTCTCCTCTGGGATCTGCCCGATGAGGCCAAAAggaacctcagcctccaggtctCCAAAATGGAGGAGGAGCCATGGTCTCTTGTGGATACACAGACGCCATCAGGAAAGCCAGTGCTCCCCTAAGACGCCTCCTgttgggggaacacaaacattttccTAACCCAACACCGCAAACCCATTCTCTGCAGAGCAGCACCAGCCTCCTTTGCTCATCCCCCACCTCCCTAGGCCTGACTGCCATGGGCTGCCTCCCAGTCCACAAAACCAGCCCTAAGGAGCGCTAAGTCCACTTctacccccaccccgcccctgcCCAGGCCCCTGGGATGGGTGGGCCTCCAGGTGCACCCCACTGACCTGAACCCTCCCACCTCCGCCGGCTTCTAAACCTGTTCATTGAGTGTTGATTATGGACGTACTCATTTCACAACGCACCCCTCTGGTTCCCCGCCCTGCGTGTGACCGGGCCCCAGCCGGCCTCAGGGGCCCCATTCTGCACCCCCTTTATCCGCATTTCTGCCAAAGCCCCCCACCCCCGGCTGGACTCTGCTCCTCCCGAGCCGGGCTCCTGGCCCCCACTCGGGGTTTCCCCGCGAAGCGGCCCCACGCTCCCATCCCGAGGGAGGGCGCGCGCAGGTGGCCACGTGGCAAGGCGGGGGTCCCGGATCCTGGCGACCTCCCCCACCCCGGGCGCGGGCAGGGGTGCCGTGGGGGTCGCGGTCCGGGGTCCCTCGTGGGCCGGCGGTGACCTTGGCCAGGCGGCGCGCGGGCCCCGTGGGCGCGGGTccccggggcggggcggggcggggcggagcGCGGGGCCCGGCGGGCGGGGACGGCGCGGGCGCGACTGCGGCGGCTCGGGCGGGCGGGGGGCGGCGGCGCCAGCGGACACCGGAGCGGGCAGGAGCA
This window encodes:
- the LOC103233655 gene encoding tubulin-specific chaperone A is translated as MAEPRVRPIKIKTGVVKRLVKEKVMYEKEAKQQEEKIEKMRAEDGENYDIKKQVEILQESRMMIPDCQRRLEAAYLDLQQILECEKDLEETEEYKEARLVLDSVKLEA